From a region of the Rhinopithecus roxellana isolate Shanxi Qingling chromosome 8, ASM756505v1, whole genome shotgun sequence genome:
- the YJEFN3 gene encoding yjeF N-terminal domain-containing protein 3, whose protein sequence is MDACFSCTDLAEPETNRASASPTGKLRPQEAQPLIQNTLPPALSHCLQAQAPSLPLLWASVSSPGKEESGLCLCLCCAPPPPHQAFPLPALSRKQRTVLVVCGPEQNGAVGLVCARHLRVFEYEPTIFYPMRSLDLLHRDLTTQCEKMDIPFLSYLPTEVQLINEAYGLVVDAVLGPGVEPGEVGGPCTRALATLKLLSIPLVSLDIPSGWDAETGSDAEDGLRPDVLVSLAAPKRCAGRFSGRHHFVAGRFVPDDVRRKFALRLPGYTGTDCVAAL, encoded by the exons ATGGACGCATGTTTTTCCTGCACCGACCTGGCAGAGCCTGAGACCAACCGGGCCTCTGCATCTCCgacggggaaactgaggccccaagaGGCCCAGCCCCTCATCCAGAACACCTTACCTCCTGCCCTATCCCACTGCCTCCAGGCCCAAGCCCCATCCCTTCCTctactctgggcctcagtttcctctccagGCAAGGAGGAATCTGGACTGTGCCTGTGCCTTTGctgtgcccccccccccccccaccaggCGTTCCCGTTGCCCGCTCTCTCCCGGAAGCAGAGGACGGTGCTGGTCGTGTGTGGCCCGGAGCAGAACGGGGCAGTGGGGCTGGTCTGTGCCCGTCACCTGCGGGTGTTT GAGTATGAACCCACCATCTTCTACCCCATGCGCTCGCTGGACCTGCTGCATCGGGACCTGACTACCCAGTGTGAGAAGATGGACATCCCCTTCCTGAGCTACCTGCCCACTGAG GTGCAGCTCATTAATGAAGCCTACGGGCTGGTGGTGGACGCCGTGCTGGGCCCCGGCGTGGAGCCGGGCGAGGTCGGGGGCCCCTGCACCCGCGCACTGGCCACGCTCAAGCTGCTGTCCATCCCCCTCGTGAGCCTGGACATCCCCTCAG GCTGGGACGCAGAGACCGGCAGCGATGCGGAGGACGGGCTGCGGCCTGACGTGCTGGTGTCTCTCGCCGCGCCCAAGCGCTGCGCTGGTCGCTTCTCCGGGCGCCACCACTTCGTGGCCGGCAGGTTCGTGCCCGACGACGTGCGCCGCAAGTTCGCCCTGCGCCTGCCGGGATACACGGGCACCGACTGCGTCGCGGCACTGTGA
- the CILP2 gene encoding cartilage intermediate layer protein 2 isoform X2, with the protein MASLLPLLCLCVVAAHLAGARDATPTEEPTATALGLERRSVYPGQPSPALEDWEEASEWTSWFNVDHPGGDGDFESLAAIRFYYGPARVCQRPLALEARTTDWALPSAVGERVHLNPTRGFWCLNREQPRGRRCSNYHVRFRCPLEASWGAWGPWGPCSGSCGPGRRLRRRHCPSPAGDACPGRPLEAQRCVRPRCPGCSLDTCECPDHILLGSVVTPSGQPLPGARISLRDQPGTVATSDAHGTFQVPGVCADSHANIRAEMDGFSAGEAQAQANGSISVVTIILDKLEKPYLVKHPESRVREAGQNVTFCCKASGTPMPKKYSWFHNGTLLDRRAYRYGAHLELQGLHPDQAGIYHCKAWNEAGAVRSGTAWLTVLAPGQPACDPRPQEYLIKLPEDCGQPGSGPAYLDVGLCPYTHCPSLAGSGPRCGDTSSRCCSVRRLERREIHCPGYVLPVKVVAECGCQKCLPPRGLVRGRVVAADSGEPLRFARILLGQEPIGFTAYQGDFTIEVPPSTQRLVVTFVDPSGEFMDAVRVLPFDPRGAGVYHEVKAMRKKAPVILDASQSNTIPLGELEDEVPLGELVLPSGAFHRADGKPYSGPVEARVTFVDPRDLTSAASAPSDLRFMDSDGELAPLRTYGMFSVDLRAPGSAEQLQVGPVAVRVAASQIHMPGHVESLKLWSLNPETGLWEEESGFRREGSSGPRVRREERIFLVGNVEIRERRLFNLDVPERRRCFVKVRAYANDKFNPSEQVEGVVVTLVNLEPAPGFSANPRAWGRFDSAVTGPNGACLPAFCDADRPDAYTALVTATLGGEELEPAPSLPRPLPATVGVTQPYLDRLGYRRTDHDDPAFKRNGFRINLAKPRPGDPTEANGPVYPWRSLRECQGAPVTASHFRFARVEADKYEYNVVPFREGTPASWTGDLLAWWPNPQEFRACFLKVKIQGPQEYMVRSHNSGGSHPRTRGQLYGLRDARSVRDPERLGTSAACVEFKCSGMLFDQRQVDRTLVTIMPQGSCRRVAVNGLLRDYLARHPPPVPAEDPAAFSMLAPLDPLGHNYGVYTVTDQSPRLAKEIAIGRCFDGSSDGFSREMKADTGTAVTFQCREPPAGRPSLFQRLLESPATALGDIRREMSEVAQAQARASGPLRTRRGRVRQ; encoded by the exons ATGGCGTCGCTGCTGCCACTACTCTGTCTCTGTGTCGTCGCCGCGCACCTGGCGGGGGCCCGAG ACGCCACCCCCACCGAGGAGCCCACGGCGACTGCATTGGGCCTGGAAAGACGGTCCGTGTACCCCGGCCAGCCCTCACCAGCCCTGGAGGACTGGGAAG AGGCCAGCGAATGGACGTCCTGGTTCAACGTGGACCACCCCGGAGGCGACGGCGACTTCGAGAGCCTGGCCGCCATCCGCTTCTACTACGGGCCAGCGCGCGTGTGCCAGCGGCCGCTGGCGCTGGAAGCGCGCACCACGGACTGGGCCCTGCCGTCCGCCGTCGGCGAGCGCGTGCACTTGAACCCCACGCGGGGTTTCTGGTGCCTCAACCGCGAGCAACCGCGTGGCCGCCGCTGCTCCAACTACCACGTGCGCTTCCGCTGCCCACTAG AGGCCTCGTGGGGCGCGTGGGGCCCGTGGGGTCCCTGCTCGGGGAGCTGTGGGCCAGGCCGTCGCTTGCGCCGCCGCCACTGCCCAAGCCCCGCTGGGGATGCGTGTCCCGGGCGTCCTCTGGAGGCGCAGAGGTGCGTGCGGCCTCGATGTCCAG GGTGCAGCCTTGACACCTGTGAGTGCCCGGACCacatcctcctgggctcagtggtCACCCCATCTGGGCAACCACTGCCAGGAGCCAGGATCTCcctgcgagaccagcctggcaccGTGGCCACCAGCGATGCTCACGGAACCTTCCAGGTGCCTGGTGTCTGTGCTGACAGTCACGCCAATATCAGGGCCGAGATGGATGGCTTCTCTGCAGgggaggcccaggcccaggccaaTGGATCCATCTCTGTGGTTACCATCATCCTTGATAAGTTAG AGAAGCCATACCTGGTGAAACACCCTGAATCCCGAGTGCGAGAGGCTGGCCAGAATGTGACCTTCTGTTGCAAAGCCTCTGGGACCCCAATGCCCAAGAAATACTCCTG GTTCCACAATGGGACCCTGCTGGACAGGCGAGCGTACAGGTACGGGGCCCACCTGGAACTCCAGGGGCTGCATCCAGACCAGGCTGGCATCTACCACTGCAAGGCATGGAACGAGGCGGGTGCTGTGCGCTCGGGCACTGCCTGGCTCACTGTACTTG ccccaggccagcCAGCCTGCGACCCCCGGCCCCAAGAGTACCTGATCAAGCTCCCTGAGGACTGTGGTCAGCCAGGCAGCGGCCCTGCCTACTTGGACGTGGGCCTCTGCCCCTACACCCACTGCCCCAGCCTGGCAGGCTCTGGCCCCCGCTGCGGGGACACCAGCTCCCGCTGCTGCTCTGTGCGCCGTCTGGAGAGAAGGGAGATCCACTGCCCTGGCTATGTCCTCCCGGTGAAGGTGGTGGCAGAGTGTGGCTGCCAGAAGTGTCTGCCCCCTCGGGGGCTGGTCCGGGGCCGTGTTGTGGCTGCTGACTCCGGGGAGCCGCTGCGCTTTGCCAGGATTCTGCTGGGCCAGGAGCCCATCGGCTTCACCGCCTACCAGGGAGACTTTACCATTGAGGTGCCACCCTCTACCCAGCGGCTGGTGGTGACTTTTGTGGACCCCAGCGGTGAGTTCATGGACGCTGTCCGGGTCTTGCCTTTTGACCCTCGAGGTGCTGGCGTATACCACGAGGTCAAGGCCATGCGGAAGAAAGCACCGGTCATTTTAGATGCCAGTCAGAGCAACACGATCCCCCTGGGCGAGCTGGAAGATGAGGTGCCCCTGGGCGAGCTGGTCCTGCCTTCTGGAGCCTTCCACAGAGCCGACGGCAAACCCTACTCAGGGCCTGTGGAGGCTCGGGTGACGTTCGTGGATCCCCGAGACCTCACCTCGGCGGCATCCGCCCCCAGTGACCTGCGCTTCATGGACAGCGACGGCGAGCTGGCTCCGCTGCGCACCTACGGCATGTTCTCCGTGGACCTCCGTGCGCCCGGCTCCGCGGAGCAGCTGCAGGTGGGGCCAGTGGCCGTGCGGGTGGCCGCCAGCCAGATCCACATGCCGGGCCACGTAGAGTCCCTCAAGTTGTGGTCGCTGAACCCCGAGACCGGCTTGTGGGAGGAGGAGAGCGGCTTCCGGCGCGAGGGGTCCTCGGGTCCCCGGGTGCGCCGCGAGGAGCGCATCTTCCTGGTCGGCAACGTGGAGATCCGGGAGAGGCGCCTGTTCAACCTGGACGTGCCTGAGCGCCGCCGCTGCTTCGTGAAGGTGCGCGCCTACGCCAACGACAAGTTCAACCCCAGCGAGCAGGTGGAGGGAGTGGTAGTCACGCTGGTCAACCTGGAGCCCGCCCCTGGCTTCTCCGCCAACCCCCGCGCCTGGGGCCGCTTCGACAGTGCGGTCACTGGCCCCAATGGTGCCTGCCTCCCCGCCTTCTGCGACGCCGACAGGCCCGACGCCTACACCGCCCTGGTCACCGCCACCCTGGGCGGCGAGGAGCTGGAGCCAGCCCCTTCCCTGCCCCGCCCACTCCCGGCCACCGTGGGCGTCACCCAGCCCTACCTGGACAGGCTGGGGTACCGTCGGACGGACCACGACGATCCCGCCTTCAAGCGCAACGGCTTCCGAATCAACCTTGCCAAGCCCAGGCCAGGTGACCCCACCGAGGCCAATGGGCCTGTGTACCCGTGGCGCAGCCTGCGGGAATGTCAGGGGGCCCCGGTGACCGCCAGCCACTTCCGCTTCGCCAGGGTGGAGGCGGACAAGTATGAGTACAACGTGGTGCCCTTCCGAGAGGGCACGCCTGCCTCCTGGACTGGCGATCTCCTGGCCTGGTGGCCCAACCCGCAGGAGTTCCGGGCCTGCTTCCTCAAGGTGAAGATCCAGGGTCCCCAGGAGTACATGGTCCGCTCCCACAACTCGGGGGGCAGCCACCCACGCACCCGGGGCCAGCTCTATGGGCTTCGGGATGCCCGGAGTGTGCGGGACCCTGAGCGACTGGGCACCTCGGCAGCCTGCGTGGAGTTCAAGTGCAGTGGGATGCTCTTCGACCAGCGGCAGGTGGACAGGACGCTGGTGACCATTATGCCCCAGGGCAGCTGCCGGCGCGTGGCCGTCAATGGGCTCCTTCGGGATTACCTGGCCCGGCACCCTCCACCGGTGCCCGCGGAGGACCCAGCTGCCTTCTCCATGCTGGCCCCCCTAGACCCTCTGGGCCACAACTATGGCGTCTACACGGTCACTGACCAGAGCCCACGGCTGGCCAAGGAGATCGCCATTGGCCGCTGCTTTGATGGTTCCTCTGACGGCTTCTCCAGAGAGATGAAGGCTGACACTGGCACAGCCGTCACCTTCCAGTGCAGGGAGCCACCAGCTGGACGACCCAGCCTCTTCCAGAGGCTGCTGGAGTCCCCGGCGACAGCACTTGGTGACATCCGCAGGGAGATGAGCGAGGTGGCGCAGGCACAGGCCCGGGCCTCAGGTCCCCTCCGCACCCGCCGGGGCAGGGTCCGGCAGTGA
- the CILP2 gene encoding cartilage intermediate layer protein 2 isoform X1, producing the protein MASLLPLLCLCVVAAHLAGARDATPTEEPTATALGLERRSVYPGQPSPALEDWEARAVPAEASEWTSWFNVDHPGGDGDFESLAAIRFYYGPARVCQRPLALEARTTDWALPSAVGERVHLNPTRGFWCLNREQPRGRRCSNYHVRFRCPLEASWGAWGPWGPCSGSCGPGRRLRRRHCPSPAGDACPGRPLEAQRCVRPRCPGCSLDTCECPDHILLGSVVTPSGQPLPGARISLRDQPGTVATSDAHGTFQVPGVCADSHANIRAEMDGFSAGEAQAQANGSISVVTIILDKLEKPYLVKHPESRVREAGQNVTFCCKASGTPMPKKYSWFHNGTLLDRRAYRYGAHLELQGLHPDQAGIYHCKAWNEAGAVRSGTAWLTVLAPGQPACDPRPQEYLIKLPEDCGQPGSGPAYLDVGLCPYTHCPSLAGSGPRCGDTSSRCCSVRRLERREIHCPGYVLPVKVVAECGCQKCLPPRGLVRGRVVAADSGEPLRFARILLGQEPIGFTAYQGDFTIEVPPSTQRLVVTFVDPSGEFMDAVRVLPFDPRGAGVYHEVKAMRKKAPVILDASQSNTIPLGELEDEVPLGELVLPSGAFHRADGKPYSGPVEARVTFVDPRDLTSAASAPSDLRFMDSDGELAPLRTYGMFSVDLRAPGSAEQLQVGPVAVRVAASQIHMPGHVESLKLWSLNPETGLWEEESGFRREGSSGPRVRREERIFLVGNVEIRERRLFNLDVPERRRCFVKVRAYANDKFNPSEQVEGVVVTLVNLEPAPGFSANPRAWGRFDSAVTGPNGACLPAFCDADRPDAYTALVTATLGGEELEPAPSLPRPLPATVGVTQPYLDRLGYRRTDHDDPAFKRNGFRINLAKPRPGDPTEANGPVYPWRSLRECQGAPVTASHFRFARVEADKYEYNVVPFREGTPASWTGDLLAWWPNPQEFRACFLKVKIQGPQEYMVRSHNSGGSHPRTRGQLYGLRDARSVRDPERLGTSAACVEFKCSGMLFDQRQVDRTLVTIMPQGSCRRVAVNGLLRDYLARHPPPVPAEDPAAFSMLAPLDPLGHNYGVYTVTDQSPRLAKEIAIGRCFDGSSDGFSREMKADTGTAVTFQCREPPAGRPSLFQRLLESPATALGDIRREMSEVAQAQARASGPLRTRRGRVRQ; encoded by the exons ATGGCGTCGCTGCTGCCACTACTCTGTCTCTGTGTCGTCGCCGCGCACCTGGCGGGGGCCCGAG ACGCCACCCCCACCGAGGAGCCCACGGCGACTGCATTGGGCCTGGAAAGACGGTCCGTGTACCCCGGCCAGCCCTCACCAGCCCTGGAGGACTGGGAAG CGCGTGCGGTGCCCGCAGAGGCCAGCGAATGGACGTCCTGGTTCAACGTGGACCACCCCGGAGGCGACGGCGACTTCGAGAGCCTGGCCGCCATCCGCTTCTACTACGGGCCAGCGCGCGTGTGCCAGCGGCCGCTGGCGCTGGAAGCGCGCACCACGGACTGGGCCCTGCCGTCCGCCGTCGGCGAGCGCGTGCACTTGAACCCCACGCGGGGTTTCTGGTGCCTCAACCGCGAGCAACCGCGTGGCCGCCGCTGCTCCAACTACCACGTGCGCTTCCGCTGCCCACTAG AGGCCTCGTGGGGCGCGTGGGGCCCGTGGGGTCCCTGCTCGGGGAGCTGTGGGCCAGGCCGTCGCTTGCGCCGCCGCCACTGCCCAAGCCCCGCTGGGGATGCGTGTCCCGGGCGTCCTCTGGAGGCGCAGAGGTGCGTGCGGCCTCGATGTCCAG GGTGCAGCCTTGACACCTGTGAGTGCCCGGACCacatcctcctgggctcagtggtCACCCCATCTGGGCAACCACTGCCAGGAGCCAGGATCTCcctgcgagaccagcctggcaccGTGGCCACCAGCGATGCTCACGGAACCTTCCAGGTGCCTGGTGTCTGTGCTGACAGTCACGCCAATATCAGGGCCGAGATGGATGGCTTCTCTGCAGgggaggcccaggcccaggccaaTGGATCCATCTCTGTGGTTACCATCATCCTTGATAAGTTAG AGAAGCCATACCTGGTGAAACACCCTGAATCCCGAGTGCGAGAGGCTGGCCAGAATGTGACCTTCTGTTGCAAAGCCTCTGGGACCCCAATGCCCAAGAAATACTCCTG GTTCCACAATGGGACCCTGCTGGACAGGCGAGCGTACAGGTACGGGGCCCACCTGGAACTCCAGGGGCTGCATCCAGACCAGGCTGGCATCTACCACTGCAAGGCATGGAACGAGGCGGGTGCTGTGCGCTCGGGCACTGCCTGGCTCACTGTACTTG ccccaggccagcCAGCCTGCGACCCCCGGCCCCAAGAGTACCTGATCAAGCTCCCTGAGGACTGTGGTCAGCCAGGCAGCGGCCCTGCCTACTTGGACGTGGGCCTCTGCCCCTACACCCACTGCCCCAGCCTGGCAGGCTCTGGCCCCCGCTGCGGGGACACCAGCTCCCGCTGCTGCTCTGTGCGCCGTCTGGAGAGAAGGGAGATCCACTGCCCTGGCTATGTCCTCCCGGTGAAGGTGGTGGCAGAGTGTGGCTGCCAGAAGTGTCTGCCCCCTCGGGGGCTGGTCCGGGGCCGTGTTGTGGCTGCTGACTCCGGGGAGCCGCTGCGCTTTGCCAGGATTCTGCTGGGCCAGGAGCCCATCGGCTTCACCGCCTACCAGGGAGACTTTACCATTGAGGTGCCACCCTCTACCCAGCGGCTGGTGGTGACTTTTGTGGACCCCAGCGGTGAGTTCATGGACGCTGTCCGGGTCTTGCCTTTTGACCCTCGAGGTGCTGGCGTATACCACGAGGTCAAGGCCATGCGGAAGAAAGCACCGGTCATTTTAGATGCCAGTCAGAGCAACACGATCCCCCTGGGCGAGCTGGAAGATGAGGTGCCCCTGGGCGAGCTGGTCCTGCCTTCTGGAGCCTTCCACAGAGCCGACGGCAAACCCTACTCAGGGCCTGTGGAGGCTCGGGTGACGTTCGTGGATCCCCGAGACCTCACCTCGGCGGCATCCGCCCCCAGTGACCTGCGCTTCATGGACAGCGACGGCGAGCTGGCTCCGCTGCGCACCTACGGCATGTTCTCCGTGGACCTCCGTGCGCCCGGCTCCGCGGAGCAGCTGCAGGTGGGGCCAGTGGCCGTGCGGGTGGCCGCCAGCCAGATCCACATGCCGGGCCACGTAGAGTCCCTCAAGTTGTGGTCGCTGAACCCCGAGACCGGCTTGTGGGAGGAGGAGAGCGGCTTCCGGCGCGAGGGGTCCTCGGGTCCCCGGGTGCGCCGCGAGGAGCGCATCTTCCTGGTCGGCAACGTGGAGATCCGGGAGAGGCGCCTGTTCAACCTGGACGTGCCTGAGCGCCGCCGCTGCTTCGTGAAGGTGCGCGCCTACGCCAACGACAAGTTCAACCCCAGCGAGCAGGTGGAGGGAGTGGTAGTCACGCTGGTCAACCTGGAGCCCGCCCCTGGCTTCTCCGCCAACCCCCGCGCCTGGGGCCGCTTCGACAGTGCGGTCACTGGCCCCAATGGTGCCTGCCTCCCCGCCTTCTGCGACGCCGACAGGCCCGACGCCTACACCGCCCTGGTCACCGCCACCCTGGGCGGCGAGGAGCTGGAGCCAGCCCCTTCCCTGCCCCGCCCACTCCCGGCCACCGTGGGCGTCACCCAGCCCTACCTGGACAGGCTGGGGTACCGTCGGACGGACCACGACGATCCCGCCTTCAAGCGCAACGGCTTCCGAATCAACCTTGCCAAGCCCAGGCCAGGTGACCCCACCGAGGCCAATGGGCCTGTGTACCCGTGGCGCAGCCTGCGGGAATGTCAGGGGGCCCCGGTGACCGCCAGCCACTTCCGCTTCGCCAGGGTGGAGGCGGACAAGTATGAGTACAACGTGGTGCCCTTCCGAGAGGGCACGCCTGCCTCCTGGACTGGCGATCTCCTGGCCTGGTGGCCCAACCCGCAGGAGTTCCGGGCCTGCTTCCTCAAGGTGAAGATCCAGGGTCCCCAGGAGTACATGGTCCGCTCCCACAACTCGGGGGGCAGCCACCCACGCACCCGGGGCCAGCTCTATGGGCTTCGGGATGCCCGGAGTGTGCGGGACCCTGAGCGACTGGGCACCTCGGCAGCCTGCGTGGAGTTCAAGTGCAGTGGGATGCTCTTCGACCAGCGGCAGGTGGACAGGACGCTGGTGACCATTATGCCCCAGGGCAGCTGCCGGCGCGTGGCCGTCAATGGGCTCCTTCGGGATTACCTGGCCCGGCACCCTCCACCGGTGCCCGCGGAGGACCCAGCTGCCTTCTCCATGCTGGCCCCCCTAGACCCTCTGGGCCACAACTATGGCGTCTACACGGTCACTGACCAGAGCCCACGGCTGGCCAAGGAGATCGCCATTGGCCGCTGCTTTGATGGTTCCTCTGACGGCTTCTCCAGAGAGATGAAGGCTGACACTGGCACAGCCGTCACCTTCCAGTGCAGGGAGCCACCAGCTGGACGACCCAGCCTCTTCCAGAGGCTGCTGGAGTCCCCGGCGACAGCACTTGGTGACATCCGCAGGGAGATGAGCGAGGTGGCGCAGGCACAGGCCCGGGCCTCAGGTCCCCTCCGCACCCGCCGGGGCAGGGTCCGGCAGTGA
- the LOC115899270 gene encoding uncharacterized protein LOC115899270, which produces MPETSSPHTTPLLIPQPSSGSASVQKPPWGRQTQGCDPGRGSTVPRVTRPSPLPRYLGQGAIPGRGSGRRTESDWSYARGFLSCPSLSQEREPAPGGRQAPAPADAPSPLAEVAGRRLAMSGPLLPAWMSPQTRRNNRIPDLSRVPCMDTAVSTFLCSWDCHQALRAGTPAVPILQRGKWAQGDRAARRVQRQDSNPGLLPCLGLWQVGLDQVEGVRWKLEEPLWAREGPR; this is translated from the exons ATGCCAGAGACCTCCTCCCCACACACCACGCCTCTCCTCATCCCTCAACCGTCGTCGGGATCCGCTTCTGTCCAAAAACCCCCATGGGGCAGGCAGACGCAAGGTTGCGACCCAGGGAGGGGCAGCACCGTCCCTAGGGTCACACGGCCCAGCCCCTTACCCCGTTACTTGGGGCAGGGGGCGATTCCGGGCCGAGGGTCGGGGCGACGGACCGAGAGTGACTGGAGCTACGCCCGCGGCTTCCTGAGTTGCCCGTCTCTATCCCAGGAGAGGGAACCAGCGCCAGGAGGAAGACAAGCACCTGCCCCTGCGGACGCCCCTAGCCCCTTGGCTGAGGTCGCAGGACGCCGGCTGGCG ATGAGCGGCCCCCTTCTCCCAGCCTGGATGTCCCCACAGACAAGAAGGAATAACAGAATCCCAGACCTTTCGAGAGTACCCTGCATGGACACAGCCGTCAGCACCTTTCTGTGCTCATGGGATTGCCACCAAGCCCTTCGGGCAGGAACTCCCgctgtgcccattttacagaggggcaAATGGGCTCAGGGAGACAGGGCAGCACGCAGGGTGCAGAGGCAGGACTCCAACCCAGGACTTCTGCCCTGTCTGGGGCTCTGGCAGGTTGGGCTGGACCAGGTTGAGGGTGTCCGGTGGAAGCTGGAGGAGCCACTATGGGCCCGTGAGGGTCCCAGGTAG